In a genomic window of Tripterygium wilfordii isolate XIE 37 chromosome 8, ASM1340144v1, whole genome shotgun sequence:
- the LOC120003445 gene encoding E3 ubiquitin-protein ligase SP1: MMIPWGGLSCCFSAAALYLLGRSSGRDADVLRSVTRINQLKELAQLLDIESKVLPLVVAISGRVGSETPISCEYSGLRGVIVEETAEQHFLKHNDNGSWIQDSALMLSMSKEVPWYLDDGTGRAYVTGARGASGFVLTVGSEVFEESGRSLVRGTLDYLQGLKMLGVKRIERVLPVGSSLTVVGEVVKDDIGTVRVQRPHRGPFYVSPKTLDQLIGNLGKWARWYKYASVGLSVFGIFLITKHAIQYIMERRRRWELRRRVLEAAAKRSGQDDEGSDGKAEEGSGNAKRDLAIPDLCVICLEHEYDAVFVPCGHMCCCMTCSSQLTNCPLCRRRIEQALKTFRH; this comes from the exons atgatgattccATGGGGTGGACTGAGCTGCTGCTTTAGTGCGGCTGCTCTATATTTGCTCGGCAGAAGTAGCGGCAG GGATGCGGATGTTCTTAGGTCTGTCACAAGAATCAATCAGTTGAAAGAATTGG CACAGTTACTTGACATTGAAAGCAAAGTTCTACCACTAGTTGTAGCAATATCTGGAAGGGTTGGCTCTGAGACACCAATCAGTTGCGAGTATAGCGGTTTGAGAGGAGTTATAGTAGAAGAAACG GCAGAACAGCATTTTCTGAAGCACAATGACAATGGTTCTTGGATACAGGATTCAGCCTTGATGCTATCCATGAGTAAAGAGGTTCCTTGGTACCTG GATGATGGGACAGGTCGTGCATATGTAACGGGTGCCCGAGGCGCATCCGGGTTTGTGTTGACTGTTGGAAGTGAAGTGTTTGAAGAGTCTGGACGCTCTCTTGTACGTGGGACATTGGACTATCTCCAAGGCCTCAAG ATGCTGGGTGTTAAACGAATCGAGAGGGTGCTTCCAGTTGGCAGTTCTTTGACTGTGGTTGGTGAG GTTGTCAAGGATGATATAGGAACAGTTCGTGTTCAGAGACCTCACAGGGGACCTTTTTATGTATCTCCCAAGACTCTTGATCAGCTCATAGGAAATCTTGGGAAGTGGGCAAG GTGGTATAAATATGCTTCTGTTGGTTTGTCAGTTTTTGGTATCTTTCTGATCACCAAGCATGCTATACAATATATTATGGAGAGAAGGCGCCGTTGGGAGTTGCGGAGAAG GGTTCTTGAAGCTGCTGCTAAGAGGTCAGGGCAGGATGACGAAG GATCAGATGGAAAAGCTGAGGAGGGGTCAGGCAATGCCAAGAGAGACCTCGCTATTCCAGATCTATGTGTGATCTGCCTGGAGCACGAGTATGATGCTGTTTTTGTCCC GTGTGGTCATATGTGCTGTTGTATGACATGCTCCTCTCAATTGACTAACTGTCCTCTTTGTCGGAGACGGATAGAGCAGGCATTGAAGACTTTCCGCCATTGA
- the LOC120003444 gene encoding GDSL esterase/lipase At1g54790-like, protein MAMKLPLLLVSSFALFVLNVSSYKAVFNFGDSNSDTGGLVAGVAFPVGPPNGQTFFLKSSGRFCDGRLIIDFLMDAMDLPFLNPYLDSVGAPSFRTGCNFATGGSTILPANAASVSPFSFGVQVAQFIRFKARVFELLSKDKKLQKYLPLEEYFKEGLYMFDVGQNDLDGAFYSKSADQVLTLIPTILAEFQTGIKTLYNEGGRNFWIHNTGPLGCLPRIIATYGKNTSKLDQLGCVTSHNRAANIFNAQLHDLCANFQGQFPDANVTYVDIFSIKLNLISNSSELGFKEPLTACCGYGGPPLNFDNRIACGVTKNLNGSVVTASPCNDTAEHVNWDGNHYTEAANRYVAEQILPGNYSESPPVLSTTYPVK, encoded by the exons ATGGCAATGAAACTCCCCCTTCTTCTTGTATCCAGTTTTGCTCTCTTTGTGTTAAACGTCAGCTCCTACAAAGCTGTCTTTAACTTTGGTGATTCAAATTCCGACACTGGTGGCTTGGTTGCCGGAGTTGCTTTTCCAGTCGGACCACCTAATGGACAGACATTCTTCCTTAAGTCCTCTGGCCGTTTCTGCGATGGCCGGTTGATCATCGATTTTCTAA TGGATGCAATGGACCTACCATTTCTTAATCCCTATTTGGACTCTGTTGGTGCACCAAGCTTCCGAACCGGGTGTAATTTTGCGACCGGAGGATCGACTATACTTCCAGCCAATGCAGCCTCAGTAAGCCCGTTTTCGTTCGGAGTTCAGGTTGCTCAGTTCATCAGATTCAAAGCTCGAGTTTTTGAATTATTGTCAAAAG ATAAGAAGCTGCAGAAATATCTCCCTCTAGAAGAGTACTTCAAAGAGGGCCTTTACATGTTTGATGTGGGTCAGAATGATCTTGATGGTGCGTTCTATTCAAAATCAGCGGACCAAGTGCTTACTTTGATCCCTACAATTCTGGCGGAGTTCCAGACCGGAATTAAG ACATTGTATAATGAGGGTGGCAGGAACTTTTGGATTCACAACACAGGTCCTCTAGGATGTTTACCAAGAATCATTGCTACATATGGCAAGAACACATCAAAACTGGACCAGCTTGGATGCGTGACTTCACACAATCGCGCCGCGAACATCTTCAATGCACAGCTTCATGATCTTTGCGCTAATTTCCAGGGACAATTTCCTGATGCAAATGTTACTTATGTGGACATCTTCTCGATAAAACTCAACCTCATATCAAATTCTTCGGAACTCG GATTCAAGGAGCCTCTAACAGCTTGTTGCGGATATGGTGGACCGCCATTGAACTTCGACAATCGAATTGCTTGTGGAGTAACCAAGAATCTGAATGGAAGTGTAGTGACTGCAAGTCCTTGTAATGACACTGCTGAACATGTAAATTGGGATGGAAACCATTATACTGAGGCTGCTAACAGATATGTTGCAGAACAAATACTTCCCGGAAATTATTCCGAGTCACCTCCCGTACTAAGTACGACGTATCCTGTCAAATAA
- the LOC120003443 gene encoding BTB/POZ and MATH domain-containing protein 2-like gives MGRTLREISLSSAVSSSSPQATTSISKTDTVNGSHEFRIAGYSLLKGMGIGKYLASETFVVGGYSWAIYFYPDGKSPEDNASYVSLFIALASDGTDVRALFELAMLDQSGNERHKVHSHFGRILDSGPYTLKYRGSMWGYKRFFKRSVLETSDFLRDDCLQIQCSVGVVKSCTEGPKIYSIPMPPSNIGQQFGQLMESGKRTDVNFEVDGEVFAAHKLVLAARSPVFRAQLFGPMKEHNTQHIKVEDIEPQVFKALLHFIYWDELPDLQELTGMNSKLASTLMSQHLLAAADRYGLQRLRLLCESNLCQDVAINTVGTTLALAEQHHCFQLKVVCLKFVATPENLKAVMQTDGFQHLKNSCPSVLGELLDYVARAGEHSVIGRRGKEVIFDGNDANGRRVKQRI, from the exons ATGGGGAGGACTCTCAGAGAGATCAGCTTGTCTTCCGCCGTATCGTCATCCTCTCCTCAAGCTACGACGTCCATTTCGAAGACGGATACAGTGAACGGATCGCATGAGTTCAGAATTGCGGGATATTCACTGTTGAAGGGGATGGGAATTGGAAAGTACTTAGCGTCGGAGACTTTCGTGGTTGGGGGATACTCGTGGGCGATCTATTTCTATCCGGATGGGAAGAGCCCCGAGGATAATGCGTCGTACGTTTCACTCTTTATTGCGTTGGCGAGCGATGGGACTGATGTGAGGGCGCTGTTTGAGTTGGCCATGTTGGACCAGAGCGGGAACGAGAGACACAAGGTGCACAGCCATTTTGGGAGGATTCTTGATAGCGGACCCTACACGCTTAAGTACCGTGGTAGCATgtg GGGATACAAACGTTTTTTCAAAAGAAGTGTCCTTGAGACATCTGACTTTCTCAGGGATGATTGCCTCCAAATTCAATGTAGTGTTGGAGTTGTTAAGTCATGCACAGAGGGGCCGAAGATATACTCCATACCAATGCCACCTTCTAACATTGGTCAGCAGTTTGGGCAACTGATGGAAAGTGGAAAGAGAACTGATGTAAACTTTGAAGTCGATGGGGAAGTCTTTGCTGCTCATAAGTTGGTTCTTGCTGCTCGTTCACCTGTATTCAGGGCCCAACTTTTTGGGCCTATGAAGGAACACAATACTCAGCATATTAAGGTTGAAGATATTGAGCCACAAGTTTTTAAG GCTTTACTTCATTTTATATACTGGGATGAATTACCTGACTTGCAAGAGCTTACTGGTATGAACTCAAAGTTGGCTTCTACTTTGATGTCTCAACATCTGCTTGCAGCTGCAGACAGATATGGTCTGCAGAGGCTCAGGTTGCTGTGTGAGTCCAATTTGTGTCAAGATGTTGCGATAAATACTGTGGGAACAACGTTAGCCTTGGCAGAGCAACACCATTGTTTCCAGCTCAAAGTTGTGTGTCTCAAATTTGTTGCTACGCCTGAGAATTTGAAAG CTGTGATGCAAACGGATGGTTTTCAACATCTGAAGAACAGCTGCCCATCTGTCCTGGGCGAACTCTTGGATTATGTGGCCAGAGCTGGTGAGCATTCTGTCATCGGGCGGCGCGGAAAGGAGGTTATCTTTGAtggcaatgatgccaatggaaGGCGGGTGAAGCAGCGGATATAA
- the LOC120003448 gene encoding sm-like protein LSM2: protein MLFFSYFKDLVGREVTVELKNDLAIRGTLHSVDQYLNIKLENTRVVDQDKYPHMLSVRNCFIRGSVVRYVQLPPDGVDIELLHDATRREARGG from the exons ATG TTGTTCTTCTCGTATTTCAAGGACTTGGTGGGGAGAGAAGTGACGGTGGAGCTGAAGAACGATTTGGCAATCAGGGGGACCCTTCACTCGGTGGATCAGTACCTCAACATCAAGCTCGAGAACACCAGGGTTGTTGATCAAGACAAGTATCCTCACATG CTTTCAGTAAGAAACTGTTTCATCAGAGGTTCGGTGGTGAGATACGTTCAGCTCCCTCCCGATGGCGTTGACATTGAACTGCTCCACGATGCCACAAGAAGAGAAGCTCGGGGTGgctga
- the LOC120003446 gene encoding probable glutathione peroxidase 4, which translates to MGASESVPEKSIHEFTVKDSKGKDVDLSIYKGKVLLVVNVASKCGFTDTNYTQLTALYEKYKDKGFEVLAFPCNQFLKQEPGTSEDAQEFACTRYKAEYPIFQKVRVNGPTAAPIYKFLKAEKGGFFGSRIKWNFTKFLVDKEGNVLGRYGPTTAPLSIEADIKKALGEV; encoded by the exons ATGGGGGCTTCCGAATCAGTTCCGGAGAAATCAATCCATGAATTCACTGTCAAG GACAGCAAAGGAAAGGACGTGGACCTTAGCATCTACAAAGGAAAGGTTCTTCTCGTTGTTAACGTCGCATCCAAATG TGGGTTTACGGATACAAATTACACCCAGTTGACTGCGCTTTATGAGAAATACAAGGACAAAG GTTTTGAAGTCTTGGCATTCCCTTGCAACCAATTTTTAAAGCAAGAGCCTGGGACAAGCGAGGACGCCCAAGAATTTGCGTGTACAAGGTACAAGGCTGAATATCCAATTTTCCAAAAG GTGCGTGTGAATGGACCAACTGCAGCTCCCATCTACAAGTTTCTCAAGGCAGAAAAAGGTGGATTCTTTGGGTCCCGGATAAAGTGGAATTTCACTAAGTTTTTAGTAGATAAGGAAGGAAATGTCCTTGGTCGCTATGGCCCCACCACTGCTCCGTTGTCCATTGAG GCTGACATCAAGAAAGCATTGGGTGAAGTGTGA
- the LOC120003637 gene encoding heavy metal-associated isoprenylated plant protein 35-like — translation MDLSFGFRRFMDTLLLTLLLLPIIDLKLLICSQSLLVLLFFDQSWTNILRKKIDLKKLFGFRQEFKAEMDHSQEALQVCALKVNLNCEPCRRKVKKQLRKLHGVQSIDIDTKEGKVTVYSTLDPDILIAMLAKAGKKAELLWESKLQENNQSQAEPEPEPEPEPEPKDVPYAPPNDAQSQPDELDFYKVQLAHLQELAKNKGLKQLELTTHSRNIKMIFKDHNEDPISHATPDHYSKVGMDEPPSPPPPDGGRSSHRGGCPSQSSNVGGGGPCPVTEPPGSCSNGVDFLHRVGPGQFSKRTVRGHGLPPLTHYPHRVPRPMPVPPPYYGPRPPSTYHVPGGPSPANALYADVYCRDERNACSVM, via the exons ATGGATTTAAGCTTTGGTTTCAGAAGATTCATGGATACTCTGTTGTTAACTCTGCTTCTACTACCTATTATTGACCTCAAGTTGCTAATTTGTAGTCAGTCTTTACTTGTTCTG CTGTTCTTTGATCAAAGTTGGACAAATATTTTGAGGAAGAAAATTGACTTAAAAAAGTTG tttggctttcgtcaAGAGTTCAAAGCAGAAATGGATCATTCTCAGGAAGCTCTTCAG GTTTGTGCTCTGAAAGTGAATCTCAATTGCGAGCCGTGTCGAAGGAAGGTGAAGAAACAATTGCGGAAACTTCATG GAGTGCAGTCCATTGACATAGATACAAAGGAAGGAAAGGTAACAGTTTATAGTACACTAGACCCTGACATACTCATAGCAATGCTGGCAAAGGCAGGGAAGAAAGCAGAGCTTCTATGGGAATCTAAGCTCCAAGAGAACAACCAAAGCCAAGCTGAACCTGAACCCGAACCCGAACCCGAACCCGAACCGAAAGATGTCCCATATGCACCCCCCAATGATGCTCAATCTCAACCAgatgaacttgatttttataAGGTGCAATTAGCACACCTACAGGAGTTGGCCAAGAATAAAGGGTTGAAACAATTGGAGCTCACAACCCATTCTAGGAACATCAAGATGATCTTCAAGGACCACAATGAGGACCCTATAAGTCATGCTACTCCTGACCACTACTCGAAAGTCGGCATGGACGAACCAccgtcaccaccaccaccggatGGTGGTCGTTCAAGTCACCGTGGTGGTTGTCCTTCTCAATCTAGtaatgttggtggtggtggtcctTGTCCTGTAACCGAACCTCCTGGCTCTTGTTCCAATGGAGTTGATTTTCTCCACCGGGTTGGTCCCGGGCAGTTTAGTAAGAGAACAGTGAGGGGCCATGGGCTTCCACCACTGACCCATTACCCACATCGTGTGCCCCGGCCCATGCCCGTGCCGCCACCTTATTACGGGCCTCGTCCTCCTAGTACTTACCATGTTCCTGGAGGCCCATCACCTGCAAATGCTTTGTATGCTGATGTATACTGTCGTGATGAACGCAATGCTTGCTCGGTGATGTGA
- the LOC120003727 gene encoding small nuclear ribonucleoprotein SmD1a-like: MKLVRFLMKLNNETVSIELKNGTVVHGTITGVDISMNTHLKSVKLTLKGKNPVTLDHLSVRGNNIRYYILPDSLNLETLLVEETPRVKPKKPTAGRAMGRGRGRGRGRGRGRGR; this comes from the exons ATGAAGCTTGTCAG GTTTTTGATGAAATTAAACAACGAGACCGTGTCAATCGAACTCAAGAATGGAACTGTTGTTCACGGCACGATTACAG GTGTTGATATCAGCATGAACACTCATCTGAAGTCCGTGAAGCTTACACTGAAGGGGAAGAATCCTGTAACTTTGGATCATCTTAGTGTTAGGGGAAATAATATTCGCTATTACATCCTGCCAGACAGTTTGAATCTCGAGACTTTACTCGTTGAAGAGACACCTAGAGTCAAACCAAAAAAGCCAACTGCTG GGAGAGCTATGGGACGTGGTCGGGGTCGTGGACGCGGACGAGGACGGGGTCGTGGCCGTTAG
- the LOC120003295 gene encoding F-box protein At2g27310-like — translation MAAPLAPFESTTSLNTDLFYDILRRLDGPTLATAACACAAFCSISREERLWEDVCCSLWPSTNREDVKSLIKYLGGFRKFYSDCFPLIVNKEVAEYQWNEGLEYLEEWTEAEYYGDVDEYGSILPSDFVSIVDIRYKDKTICSKVLWGIPNANGHNGWFYNCPFRIDLLTYAARDDDSEGEVTLSVADGLSPILSMEKERKDGKLWRELREGLQLSWIVVNRKMKQAANLASWSPLGGQRHWPTDRDFVLRFGSVLPAKDILPCQVVECILMMKFRVIHTEGEGVRTILKLSELSMQLEDMEGAHVNGRNSLLILKEALSCRRSKNYSEVLECCHLYSKVQSELKEEKMRNESRLDRLCILGGIATFITFWYIIL, via the coding sequence ATGGCTGCACCACTTGCCCCATTTGAGAGCACGACTTCTCTGAACACTGATCTTTTCTATGACATATTGAGACGTCTTGATGGCCCAACATTGGCTACCGCAGCATGTGCTTGTGCTGCTTTCTGCTCGATCTCCAGAGAGGAGAGACTGTGGGAAGATGTTTGTTGCTCCCTGTGGCCTTCAACTAACAGGGAAGATGTTAAAAGTTTAATAAAGTATCTTGGTGGATTCAGAAAGTTCTATTCAGATTGCTTTCCACTTATTGTTAATAAGGAAGTTGCTGAGTATCAATGGAATGAGGGTCTTGAGTATCTTGAAGAATGGACTGAAGCAGAATACTATGGTGATGTGGATGAGTATGGAAGCATTTTGCCATCAGATTTTGTTTCTATTGTGGATATCAGGTATAAAGATAAAACAATTTGTTCAAAAGTCTTGTGGGGCATTCCTAATGCCAATGGACACAATGGCTGGTTTTACAACTGCCCGTTTCGGATTGATCTTCTTACCTATGCAGCTAGAGATGATGACAGTGAAGGTGAAGTTACCCTCTCTGTCGCTGATGGTCTGTCACCTATTTTATCAAtggagaaagaaaggaaagacgGAAAACTCTGGCGGGAGCTTCGTGAAGGACTGCAATTAAGTTGGATTGTTGTGAATAGAAAAATGAAACAAGCTGCTAATCTTGCTAGCTGGAGCCCTCTTGGCGGGCAAAGACATTGGCCTACGGACAGAGACTTTGTGCTGCGCTTTGGATCCGTTCTTCCTGCAAAAGACATTCTGCCCTGTCAAGTAGTGGAATGCATACTTATGATGAAATTCAGGGTCATCCATACGGAGGGAGAGGGTGTTCGGACAATTCTCAAATTATCGGAGTTGAGCATGCAGTTGGAAGACATGGAAGGCGCTCATGTTAATGGAAGAAACAGTTTGCTTATTCTTAAAGAAGCGCTGAGCTGCCGTCGGAGCAAAAATTACAGTGAAGTGCTTGAGTGCTGCCATTTGTACTCAAAAGTGCAGAGTGagttaaaagaagaaaagatgagAAATGAAAGTAGGTTAGATCGGCTATGTATCTTGGGAGGCATTGCAACGTTTATCACATTTTGGTACATCATCTTGTGA